The stretch of DNA TTGTCCCTTCTGTTTAGGAAACTAGTGGGGGTTTACAGAATAATTTCAGCTTCTCTTGGATCAAAAACCTGCTACACTAGAGTAGAATTCCATTGCTTGGAGAGGGGGTCTATAAGTTCTGAGACTCTGGCATTTTGGTCTAGAATTTTGACACTGCTGAGGACCTTGCTAGGAGTTGGATAAGCCAACTATTTATCCTTCCAAATAAAGGTGTTACTTCCATTGCCTATTCTCCAGTATGCTCCTGCTTCCACAAGGGATCTAGTTGCAAGGAAACTTCTCCAGATAAAAGAGGGTTTAGGTCCCATTTTTGCCTACTGAAATGTTGAGTTTTTGAAGTACTTTGCTTTCAAGACCTGTGCTGCAGGGGACTCAAGATGTTGGATTAGCGTCCAGCATTGCTTTGAGAGcattgctaagttgaagaactCAAGATCCCTGAAACCTATACCCCCTTCAGATTTAGACCTCCCATCCATTTCCAAGAGACCCAATGAATTTTATGTTCTTCGTCTTGttgcccccaccaaaacttttgaATAACACTGTTGATATCTTTAAGGAGGGAGAGTGGCAGTTTAAATACACTCATAGTGTAAATAGTGgatattcatcaaaatttatgggataattatatctatacatatatatatatatattttattttttctttagttgaTTAGAAACCCAAAACTTTAGATAAAAGCAATGCCTTAATCTCGTTCAGAGCCCAGCCGTGAGATCGCGCGGGTCCAGACTCCATCGCACGGTTTGCGTccaatttcctttttcatgcacgTATCTCCCTTCTCCATCTTTAGGTTTCATCTGTTTCCCTCTTAtagctcttatatatattaagcatttCTCAACCCTAGAATAAGTGCCGCTGCCCCTCTTCATCACCCTCAGCCATCCAAACTCCTAGCATCCATCCTCCACTGTGAACCACGGCTACCACCCCAACCAAGAGACAAACGACCGAAACCACCTTGCTTTTGCAGCTCAAATCAGAGCATTTGCTTCCTCCACGTCGTTCACCACCGATCTCAGTCCACGCACAGAACCTCAGCCACCCAGGTCCACCACTCAAGCCGCGCGCCATCACCCTCTCCACGTAAACCCGCCTCTATTGCACCACCGAAAAACAGAGGACCAGCCAAGCCATCAAGTCGCTACCCACCGGACCCAGTCCACGCGGAACCTCAGCCATTGCACCGTAACACCTCTGCTTGGCCGCTGCTCAGCCTCACGAAACCGAGAGTCATCCACACGCACGGACGCACCACTCACGAACTCCCCTGTTTTCCAGCAACCAAAACAGAGTCTAGTGTGGCACCTCCACAGCCAACAACCGAAACTTCTATCCTTCTATCGTTGTGCACCATAGCTCAGCCGAGGCACCTCCAGTTTGCTGCCGTAAGCCTGTATTCCCTTCCCGTGTTCTTTCCTTCCCTCACTCTCGTCTCCCTCTCGGTGCCCCTCATACCGTTCCCAGTCTCGCTCGTCGCTTTCTCCCACTCAGTGCGCATCCGTCGGGACAGCCCTTGTCCACTGCATCCGCCCATCTCGCCGCCATCGTGGCTCCATCTCTCGGTAAGTGCTGCTGCCGCCACTCACTGGGTGATTCCCGTGTTTTGTGTGTGCatcagtttttgttttccttcttatCAGTGatttacgtacatatatattatatttcatagatatataaagtGGTAACTTGATAGTTGATTTCAATTCCCAAATTTATCCCTTTACACTCCAGAAGTGTGTTTTCGGATGaagggtatttatttatttatgtatttttgttgttatgttaaaatgagttttggttttacatctcataaaacattattttgtgtagaaaatattttaacaatattgttaacaaaaagaggtaaacctatttttaagagaggagttttgcaTAGCGAATTCAACAAGATTTTTAAAGTGGTCTTAGTATTCTATTAAGTTATAAGATATTGTtggtactttagatattttattttttaaaaaaatatgactcTTTATTGAGTTTGGTAAATGCATAAATACTTGctcgattaaatctcttattggtacgaatttgattaagtggatattggtggttttagaaaatagtggtattataggaattattagaattctaggttttgaggatttaaataggttcttaggttcaactatcgaaatacgtgattgattgaaaatttacagaatttacgtaattttataggtgacgattaatatttgttcggcttcgttgaggaatcttgaaagactaaagagttccaggtaagcggggttcctatgctagatttgcataaaaataaaatggattcaggtcgatttttgaaaataaacatgttttgttatgaaaatatatttgaactacctcagttatttgtttctgcattactcatgagattttgtttaagaataaagtattttctggcatgactggtgtagacatgagctattttgcattttgcttctaaactctgaaaaagagagcgaatatgaaagtttgtgcataaaataatgttttgtgatttctgaaaactctgttctgttctgaagatggtatgtactctgatatgatatgctttctgaaaattctgttctgttctgaaagtattccgtattctgatatgatgtgatttctgaaaacttttggcatgacattctgaattgggatgtggtttgtggatgatgacctatttgacctaccacgggtgctaatagtggcttatgtttgggttggtaccaactgttctgtttctggtgcacccactttggaaacaaagtggttttctggtggtctttcctgtgtgcacactcggggctccgagaataaataaggggaagattcacattctgtttctgctcgattagctaccggggtttgcacaaccctaccacgggggttaaacatggcctctgatacgatatgatgctctggtacgatagtggtcagttatgctatgccaaaagaatttgaataagaatatttttaaactttcgctctgatatttttgataacatgttctaactctgcattctgaaaataaagtgttttgttctgcattctaaaatctgtaaatgctcatgtttgcatactagtatatgttctctgcttactgagttgttgataactcactcctatctccataatatgtttcagataattttgatgcaacagctggaAATCAGGAATAGGGAATACTTgcaaattttgtggatcatagaagactatgtACCCTAGGGTACAATGACATTTGGAaagtcttttggtagcgttgatattttatgtggcttTGATATGTTgagtattggatatttttagtccttgtggaaaagtttatctatatcaatgagacaccactgatgtgcccttatgtaggaacatggatatttgtgttgaacaaataggttactatgttatggagattctggtttattttaaaagtattatttggaaatgacttttaggtgatatgagttaactctccggaccctctggGGTCGGGGCGTTATAGTGAGGCTACAAGAGATGTGTGGAGCCAGTGCTCTAAATGCCTACATAAATGCTCAACCACCAATCTCCCCATGTTACAACTTTTTGAAGAATTAACCAGGTTCTGCAGGAATTTGCTGTGTGGCCAGGAAaatatggtggagaagaaacCAGTTTATCTTTAATGAAAAACTCACACATCCTAACGAGTTGGTTAAGGAAGCTAGAGGATTACTCAACATGCTAGCCGAGGAGGTTGATCACAGAGTTTTTAGTCCCAACAAAGGTTGCATATCAGCTGAAGTATGGCAGGCCCCTCCCTCAAACTGGGTTAAGATAAACTGGGACAGTGCTGCTGACAATGGCCAGGGcctagttggagttggagtggTAGAAAGGGACAATGCAGGCCAAGTCTTAGCCACTATGAAATCCAGAAAACCTCTATTTCCTGACCCTCTTCTTGCTGAAGCTCTTGGTGCACTAGAAGCAGTTCAATTTGGTTTGGACATAGGTCTATCTCAAGTGATTATTGAAGGGGACTCTTTGCAAGTTGTAACTGCACTCAAAAGTGATAAGGAAAGCTGGAATTCTACTAGTATGTTTGTTAATGAGGCTAAACAGTTGACTAAGTATTTTGCTAAGTGGGATATTTCTCATGTAAGGAGAAATGGTAATTAAATAGCTCACTTGTTAGCAAAAGATGCTCTCTCCATTTCTGATTTTATTGTAACAATGGAGGAAACTCCCTCATGTATTTCTCCTTtgatttaaatgaaatggttttgAGTTCTTAAAAAAAAGCCTGAAATACAATATAGATTCAAGGTGTATCCTTTCTattatcgataaaaaaaaaaaaatgtacctaGAAGTATATAAGGCCCTGCAACCAAAAACTAGATTGAGCATCgattttaagattgatgaaTTTTAACTATTTTCCACTCCTTGTGATGTCGAAGGATTTGCAGGATATCTTCAATGATAGGAGTGATTTGCCAATTTGGAGAGGAATTTGTGCTTTTAATGGCTGTTATGACTGTTTGATCATCGCCCTCTAGCATTGCTAGATtttgttgagttgagatgacatTTTGGAAGAGAAGAGGGCTACTGAAGCTTTGGCTTTCATGGAATTTTTTATGCTTTGAACTCCAAGATTTTCCCATTGTGGTCCCTACATATCGTTGAGATTGCTGAGAAAGAATCTCTTACTGATGTGTCAAAGGAGAAACTTCTTTGATTTTGAGGTGTGATGGTTTCCAAACTTCCATTTGTAGGTTgaccctttttcttttgttaccGTTTCATCCATCACAAAAGCTACGATTTTAGTGCATGAAATATGTCCTCACATAAGAACGTCTTATAAGAATCCATGTAGTCTGTTTGCAAGCTGAGTGCAATGATGAGAGATCCATAGATGACATGATGAATAGTTTTCTATCATCATTTAACATTTCAAAACCAATGCATATTGACTTTCCCCACCCATAATCTCCactataaaatgttaaattgattCAGCTTTCAGATAAACATTGGAACTCCCTAAGAAATTTGGAGTTTATTATATGTATCAAGATTCAAGAGGTTATTATTAACACCCTAGCGAAAAAGCACCACTCAATATCATGCaacatatataacttttttttttcattgaaaacataacatactaGCTATAACATGTCTTTGTGGGAGACGAGAAGGAGTCTCATCGAGATGACAAGAAACAATGCTGTGAAGAGGGTCCATAGAATTAGCGATCTACTTAAATGAAAGTGAATTCTAAGAAGATAAGTAAAAACGAAATTTCAATCATATTGTTGCTTGTTGTCTTGTAgaaaactttttatttcaataacaaaaatttgttaaaataattatatagagttttgctacacaacttccaccacactccacacttcacatctttataaattttttaatattttttttttgagttttattttttaaaattattttaaattttctatttattattcatataataaatatttaataaaagaaaaaaaaataataataaatataaaatataaaatatgaagaagttgtaaagatttatttaattatataatcgtttaaattttaataactaaaaatatgttaattaataattaatttgattcttacattattattataaaacgattggagattaaacgtgaataaaaagatcattagagattaaaagtgaataaaaaatagatttgatgaataaacagtagccttttaaatttaaaaaaatatatatttattgtaattCAAAATTTCACACTAATCTTTTTAACTAATCCAACGTAACTCTCTTGGTTTTCTTGGTTTGACTTCGCACAGAATCTTATGTGCTGTTGCCTTGGACTTTGTTTTTGATGTTAAATTAAGCTCACACATTTATGGCTGTGTTATCATGCACGGGTTTGATGCAAGGTCGTTCGGGAAGTACAGCAATCGAGAAACGGCGTGAAGGTATTAACGGAGGATGGTTGCGTCTACGAAGCCAATTACGTGGTTTTGTCCGCCAGCATTGGTGTTCTCCAAAGTGACCTTATTTCCTTGAGATCCCCCTTACCCGTACGTttcctcttccatttttttatgcACTTTCAAACCTTTTCAAATCTAGTTCGAACTCACAGTACATGTCAAGTATCTTTTGATTTCATGACATTGTGCTCGCTAGTTGATCGTGAAATTCTTGCAATTCATGACTACGCTAACCCTTTTTGCACCCAGGCGATTAACTGAAATATCGTAGACATTCGAGATTGTTTGGTAAATTGATTTAGTCATAATAACCGGACTTTAGTCCTTGAACATAATAGCACATTATTAATCTGAGTGTCCCGTTATGAGTCAATTACTCACAGCTGTTACGCTCGAGACCAATTATTTTTCGCtagtaaagaaagaaaaagaacgaGTAATGACCTGGTAACTGGTCTGTTTACCTAAACTCTGCACAGATTCTCGTTCAATAAACATTTCACATTCTTCATTTTGGAATTCCAAATTGCACAGATTTTCTTGGTTTGACTTCTCAGAATCTTATGTGCTGTTGCCTTGGACtttgttttttatgttaaattaagCTCACACATTTATGGCTGTGTTATCATGCACGGATTTGATGCAAGGTCGTTCGGGAATTACAGCAATCGAGAAACGGCGTGAAGGTATTAACGGAGGATGGTTGCGTCTACGAGGCCAATTACGTGGTTTTGTCCGCCAGCATTGGATCATTATTTTTCGCTAGTCCCAAGAATGATTGACTATACCTGTATtttaaaaagaaggaaaaagaacgAGTAATGACCTCTAGAACgtgcatatattattttgagaaatgatttgcccatacaaatttttatacaaatatggatcttactttaaaaaaaaattagttttttattagtgaaacctattattttataaaaggtttatataaatcttatctATTTGAAATAGGGGTAGGCAGCAGGGCCCCGCCCCGCCTCCGAATGGGCGGGCGGTCTATCCCGCTCCGCCCATGCGGGAGCgaggggcgggatgaccccagcggggccccgccccacccccgctccacatataaaaaaaatttttatttatatatatataaataaatatattgtatataaatatatacaatttattaaagatttaaaattatattcaagtcattggattgctttgACCTCCGAGGTCAATTATTATATAGGAagtcaaggcaatacaatagtcatccttaagcaatgtgccCAGCACCATGCGGATAATGGGCCTCATTTGaagattgtatctagcattactcaattgaTTAAACTTAGAAACATTGGACTCAATAAGAAATTTGGTATTTCATTATATCCACCAATGTGGAAGCTGTCTCTCCAAAGACTCACATTCTCCTTACTAGATATAAAATCAGGAATAGACCCTATATGGTTATCTGTCATATGCTCGATGGCTTCCCTTAGATTCTTTGCACCAAAGTTTAATGGCTTGGCCAAAAGGTCGTCATGGACACATTTCAATGTCACAGTCTGAAGACTATGATCCCCAACTATCTTCAAGGGAGAGGTGGCTTCAAGTGGCTGTGAAACTCAAACACTATGTAAACTCTTGTTGGTTGAGAGTTATCGTCAGCTCACACCTAATTGCCTATAAATCTCCATAAATGGCTGGCAATTGCTTCGTATTGCGAATATAGACACGTCAACACCATTTCCACGTCCTGATAAGGAATCTCGTTCGCTTTTTTAGTTGCTCGGCTTGTTTTCAATTGATTTTCAATCGCTTAAATTTAagcatattatttattgatcgtgtatatatataatatatacatatacatacatatttgaatttaaaatatgtaaaatgtgTAGTGTAGAATGTCGTTCATTTTTTAGTTGCTAGActccttattttttaaaagaggaaTGATATTCATCATTCCACACcacacactttatatattttaaaataatttttattatttattatttttaattttattttattcttgctaaactaattgagttgttctacttatTATCCATACACcccatatttattataaaaaatatatatgtatgatttgTAGTGTgtgagaataataaataaaaatattattttaaacaaaaaatctttgattttttttggcataTAATATACTTTGTGGCCGTGATGTTTACGAAATTATTGGGTCATGGTAGGTGGAGGCAGACTGCCGGGTGTACTTCAAATTTGCAAggcttatttttataattattttctaaatattttattcttattatgaTTATTCAACATTAATGGCAAATTTTGCAATAGTTTCCAAACAAATCAACTACTATGGCCAAGTCCTAAAAGTACAATGAGACTCCAACAATGATAATACCCCAAATGTAATTTATATCCATCACTTTCTCAACTGATCACAAGCtcaaggaaataaattaaacaaggaacctaagatcaacataatAGCACGCAACGTACAGCTTCCCTTGGTGACAATGGATAGACGATGCTATTATTTAACTGACTGCTTGTAATTAAGTTTCTGGATTTTTACAGCCCATTACCGTGGCATGTCCTCATAGAAGAGCTTCTTAAAAGAATCCATGTATTCTGTTTGCAAACGAAGTGCTATGAGGAGAGATCCATCAGCAGTTGGACTTGACATGATGAACGACTTGCCATCATCATTTAATAATCCTGGACCGACGTATATTGGCTTTCCCCATCCATAATCCATACCATAAAATGGCAAATTAATCCAACTTCCAATATAAACGTTGGGATTTCCTAAGAAATTAGGTGTTTTTGTGTATGCACGAATATGGAAGTTACTCCTCAAAGCACTCACATCCTCCTGGCTAGTTATATAATCAAGAGCAGACCTTATATACTCGTCTGTGATACGTTCGATGGCTTCCCTTATTTTTCCAGCAGCATAACTAAGTGGTTTGGCCAAGAGGTCGCCATGGACACATTTCGAGGTTACGGTCGGAAGAACTGTGTTTCCAAAGTATCCTGGGGGGAGAGACGGCTTCAAGCGACTACGAAAATCAACCGCTAAGGAAAGTCTTGTTGGTTGAGTGTTATCACTCGCTCGTGCCTTGCATATACACCTCCATaatgttggggaaatcaacacagcggaagggataaaagcggtaataaaagagtacactcatgcactcagtgacaccaaaaaatttaacgtggttcggcaactgcctacatccacagaaaagagcttcactaataaatagtggcacacaagaaaatattacagaggaggaggatcacactctactcaactcaactctcttcttttctctcagagctctctcggctctctctcttttcttttctctttgggtgtatgatgctctcgtctgaagctttaatttataggcgcattacttcacgtatgaacgcatttattgttgcattcattaggtggttgggcgctgggggttgagggttaagcgctgagcagtcaacaatgactgctcagggcatggacttcaacaattctccccctccatgcccatttacctatatgttctccatcccagctatgtctctgcataactcaagcttctcacttgtaaccaccttcgtcagcatgtctgctggattctctttcgtatggatcttcacaagcttcaacagctgttgttccatcgcttcgcgtatccaatgatagcggatgtcaatatgcttggtgcgggagtggtacattgaattcttgctcaaatctagagcactttgactatcacaatgtaccttgtagtcctcttgactaactcctagttcttggagaaaacgcttcatccacagcatctctttcccagcttccgctgcggcaatgtactctgcctctgttgtggataaagcaacacacttttgcaacttggactgccaagagacagctcctcctgcaaaggtgaagagaaatcccgaagtagatttcctgctatccagatctcctgccatatctgaatctgtatagccttccaaaactggtttagctcccccaaaacacaagcacatattcgatgtacctttcaggtacctgagaatccacttgactgcttcccaatgatcctttcctggatttgaaaggaatctgctcaccatgcctacagcatgagcaatatctggtctggtacaaaccattgcatacattaggcttcctactgctgaagagtaggggattgcttccatttcttcaatctctttctttgaagaaggacacgagctcttgctcaatTTGAAGTGGTTAGCAAGTGGAGTAttgactggcttagcatctcccatgttgaaacgtctgatgacctgttcaacatatttttgttgtgatagccacacccttttggctttcctatcacgaacaatcttcatgcccagaatttgctgtgctgggcctaagtccttcatgtcaaaggacttggatagttccttctttagtttgttaatcatggacctatcctcaccaacgattaacatatcatcaacataaagaaggagtatgacaaacttgtcgttctggaaccttcgaacatagacacactgatctgcaacaagtctcttgtaaccatgactcatcatgaatgagtcgaacttcttgtaccattgccttggcgcttgcttgaggccatagagactcttcttcagcctgcagactaagtgatctttccctggagctgcaaacccttctggttgctccatatagatctcctcctccaaatctccatggagaaaggctgtcttcacatccatctgttcgagttccaaattcaagctggctaccaatccgagtatgactcggatcgacatcattttcaccaccggagaaaatatctcgtcaaagtcgattcccttcttctgctggaatcctttgacaaccaatctggccttgtgcttcatcagctttccttggccatctttcttcagcttgaacacccatttgttctttagggctttctt from Juglans regia cultivar Chandler chromosome 4, Walnut 2.0, whole genome shotgun sequence encodes:
- the LOC118348143 gene encoding spermidine hydroxycinnamoyl transferase-like, with product MADGWSAAKFFEAWTKLARGDELEENEMPFHDRTILRSSEPLLPPRFEHIEFTKPPLLLGHTVAKEEQMKETCATILKVTKEQVEGLRKKANDIPHQDMEMARASDNTQPTRLSLAVDFRSRLKPSLPPGYFGNTVLPTVTSKCVHGDLLAKPLSYAAGKIREAIERITDEYIRSALDYITSQEDVSALRSNFHIRAYTKTPNFLGNPNVYIGSWINLPFYGMDYGWGKPIYVGPGLLNDDGKSFIMSSPTADGSLLIALRLQTEYMDSFKKLFYEDMPR